Genomic DNA from Lagenorhynchus albirostris chromosome 9, mLagAlb1.1, whole genome shotgun sequence:
TTGCCTGAGTGGCTGTCTTCTCTGGAGCCAGCGACTGTGTGTTTCTTGCACATAAGCCTGGATTTGCAACCCTGGTGCTTTGTTGATTAACTTCCTCAAAGTGTTGGATACTCAATCATCACTCATACTATTTGGACTCAGTGGCCTTCTGGGCACTTTATACACTCAGCGATTCCTCTCTTTGTCTTACCTCTCTGATTTTCTGCtacttcttttcctttgtctgtTCCCTTTCTCCAGTTTCTCTTGCTTACTCtatgtgtttatttaattttgttcattgGTTAGTTTGTTCCTTTATTCCTCCACTAATAAATTCCAAAAGGATCTGAGGCACTGGATTCCATCTCCTGCCCTTGCCTTTTCTCCTGTCATTAACGAATTTTCTCTCAAGAAACCCCATTGATTTGGCAGAAAAGGATAGGATTCCTAGCAAGGCTACCAAGAAAACTATCTCCATCAGGAAACATACTCCCTATCTGCAATATCTTTTGGAGCCTGAGAATGGAAACAAGGAGTTTTCATCTTTCTAGAAAGGCCCTGGCCACAGCTGTGTGACATGATCAACAGTTTCTACGAATGTCCATGGATGACCTCCTATTGGTCAGCAGCTACTACAAAGATACCATTTCTGCATTTAAGCCATTATTGCTTGATAGATGTGGCCAAACAGTCACTACCTTACAGTTTGGTAGAGGGAACAAGggtgataataataacaacaataataaatgatgtaggcactattctaagcagtAGAAGAAGAATTTCATGGGGGCAGTCCACTGTAGAAGCAGGCAActaggtatttttattatcatttccatattattatttactttgtaAAAAGATTTAACCCAGCACAAGGTAATATGGTCACCTTCAGATACCAAAATGGtccctcatttcttctttatctgtttttaCAACAGGGATGGCCCTAAGGTTATACCCTTTGGGACAACACTGCCATTTTCATTCCTGATCTAAGAGATCTGGGGTTCCCATGAGTGGGGTAGCCAGTGATCTTTGTCGGTTTGTGTGTTTCAGGGTCAAGGGgccagagaaggaggagaagttgAGGCGGGCGATCAAGCAGGTCCTGAAGTGTGACGTGACTCAGAGCTGGCCTCTGGGGGCTGTCCCACTGCCCCCGGCCGACTGCCTGCTCAGCACGCTGTGCCTGGACGCCGCCTGCCCGGACCTCCCTGCCTACCGCGCGGCCCTCAGGAACCTCGGCAGCCTGCTGAAGCCGGGGGGCTTCCTGGTGCTCGTGGACGCTCTGAAGAGCAGCTACTACATGATCGGCGAGCAGAGGttctccagcctctgcctgggcCGCGAGGCAGTGGAGGCTGCCGTGAGGGAGGCCGGCTACACCATTGAACAGTTTGAAGTGATCTCCCAAAGTTATTCTTCCAACATGGCCAGCAATGAAGGGCTTTTCTCCCTGGTGGGGCGGAAGCTGAGCACATCTGTATGATACCTTGGGATCGCCATTAAAGCAATTCCTCTGGCTTACCCAGCTGACTTCAATCCTTGGTTCTAACTGCCATGGTCATTGTTCTGAGTAGAGGCTAATGGCTGGGGCCCAATGGTTCATCTAGGGCAGGGTTGGAGTGGTCAGTCTGCCTAGGAACCATTGGTTGACCACCTACTCTGTGCTCCCCATGTGTGCTGGTGTTATGAGGACTCCAACATGACCAATGGGCATGTCTAGTCTTCACTGCCTATGATTACAAAAGAATACCTCATTTTCCTTGAATATCCCAGTTATGATGGCTTAAGCCCACACATGCCTACAGAGAAGTGTCTGCAGTTATTCACTCCTCATTTCCTGGAGGCCCTGATGCCTTCTTCTCTCCCAGGAACAGGCTTCCCCTGTTTTTCACTTCTTGCCTTCTCTGGGAACCGTGTCCTCCTCTGGGGTCTACTGGTGCTACCACCACCCAGGGTCAGAGAACAGCTGTCACTTTTGCCTCTTGGTCTCAAGAATGGGGTAGGCCTTTCTTTTACTTCCCTCAACACACCGGAGCCAAGGCTGCGACTTTTATACCTGAAGAGAAGTTTACGAGTtagcaagagagaaaagag
This window encodes:
- the NNMT gene encoding nicotinamide N-methyltransferase, producing MESGFTSKDTYLSHFNPQAYLEKYYSFGSRHSAEKQILRHLLKTLFKIFCLDGVKGDLLIDIGSGPTIYQLLSACESFKEIIATDYTDQNLRELEKWLKKEPGAFDWSPVVTYVCELEGNRVKGPEKEEKLRRAIKQVLKCDVTQSWPLGAVPLPPADCLLSTLCLDAACPDLPAYRAALRNLGSLLKPGGFLVLVDALKSSYYMIGEQRFSSLCLGREAVEAAVREAGYTIEQFEVISQSYSSNMASNEGLFSLVGRKLSTSV